Proteins from one Chanodichthys erythropterus isolate Z2021 chromosome 15, ASM2448905v1, whole genome shotgun sequence genomic window:
- the ecm1a gene encoding extracellular matrix protein 1 codes for MVWKSTLVTTLILHLISLGGGQNIDPGVLLKSNFPPARPSDNNLKAICLYGNGRPRYPAARFPSFSYAYARRAGKALNRLEQWFSQCCYGGLAYGNRQILCCAEQAWKTALSRFCIEEYSTMTLVHECCEKKREERWNCFESRAPNPFYQPLSGYRVPIIPPGRIFTWDPNTC; via the exons ATGGTTTGGAAAAGCACACTTGTAACTACTTTGATTCTTCATCTTATTTCATTGGGAG GGGGACAGAACATTGACCCTGGCGTGCTGCTCAAATCAAACTTTCCTCCAGCCAGACCTTCAGATAACAACCTCAAGGCGATCTGTCTTTATGGCAATGGCCGTCCCAGATATCCTGCCGCCCGTTTCCCTTCATTCAGTTACGCTTACGCTCGCCGCGCTGGAAAGGCTCTAAACAGACTAGAGCAATGGTTCAGTCAGTGCTGCTATGGAGGTTTGGCTTATGGAAATAGACAGATCCTTTGCTGTGCGGAACAAGCA TGGAAAACTGCTTTGTCCCGTTTCTGTATTGAGGAGTACTCCACCATGACTTTGGTCCATGAGTGCTGCGAGAAGAAGAGAGAAGAAAGGTGGAACTGCTTTGAAAGTCGGGCTCCTAACCCCTTCTACCAACCCCTGTCTGGTTACAGGGTCCCCATAATACCGCCTGGTAGGATTTTCACCTGGGACCCCAACACCTGTTAA